The Helicobacter canis genomic sequence CACGCTTCCACACGCTTGCCTAGCGACATAATCAAGCTTGTATTGTTCGGTAAGATTTGTTAATGCCAAGTCAATTTGGTGCATTATGATCCTTTTTGTATGAGGTTTGGTTTGGCGATGTATTTATCCATAATAGCTAGGGCTTCTTCTTCGCTTATGGGGTCTAGGCTTTTGTAGTAGTGGCTTGTGGAGACAAAGTATCTAGGCTTATAGACAGCCACTAGCGCATCACTTGTGCGGGATAAAATTGTAGCAATATCATAGGGTATAGTAGGGCTTAGGACATAGATGCTTTTTGCCTTTTTTTGGATACAAGTTTTGATGGCTAGATCCATTGTGATGCCTGTCTCTACACCTTGATCGATTAAGAAGACATTTTTTTGCCCTAGCTCGCTCAAGGTCGCACCCTTGCGGAATTTATAGATTCTAGGGAGAATGATCTCCTCATAAGCCCTCTTGGCTTCTCCATAGACATAATCAAGCGAAATACCAAAAGAATCAATCAGTGGCTCATTGATGATTAAATCCATATTTTCACTCACTGTTGCAATCTCACATTCATTATTAGCAGGAGCAATAACAGGTGCGCAAAAAAGCATATCAAGCCCAGAATCCAGCTTGCTAGCAAGCCTATCGGCTAAAAATAGTCCCGCAAAGCTTGTAGATAGCACAATGCTATTATCGTGGGCAAGATGGTGATTGATAAGCTCATCATAAAGCTTTAAAAACGCTTCTTCCCTATCTTCAAAGCACACAAGGTTTTTTTGATCATTTTCCATAGCGTGCCTTATAATTGCTTGTTAAGCTCGTGATAATGCTGGATATAGACCTCTTGCATACATTGCTGCAGCTCTTCATACCACGATTCTAGTGGCTCAATGGAGTCTTGGCTTTGGGTAGAATCTTGCTGCGAGATGAAGTAGCTAGAGTGTGGGTCATAGATTGGATATAGTCCTTTGCTTTTCTTCGCACCAGCTTTGGCGTTATTGTAGGAGTCTATATTGTGGTAAAAAACTTGTTTGCTTGGGTGCTCATTGATATAAAATGGCTTAAGCAGCACCATCCTAGCGACATTGCTCGTGGCTTCAATGGGAGATGAATTGTAGATTTTGCGCGTGTTGATAAGCACGATGGGCTGGATTTTTAGCTTGAATTTTTCTGCGATGATTTTTGCGCCGGGCTTAAAGGATAAGAAACGCTCTTTGCCC encodes the following:
- a CDS encoding phosphoribosyltransferase, yielding MENDQKNLVCFEDREEAFLKLYDELINHHLAHDNSIVLSTSFAGLFLADRLASKLDSGLDMLFCAPVIAPANNECEIATVSENMDLIINEPLIDSFGISLDYVYGEAKRAYEEIILPRIYKFRKGATLSELGQKNVFLIDQGVETGITMDLAIKTCIQKKAKSIYVLSPTIPYDIATILSRTSDALVAVYKPRYFVSTSHYYKSLDPISEEEALAIMDKYIAKPNLIQKGS